From Platichthys flesus chromosome 7, fPlaFle2.1, whole genome shotgun sequence:
TGCCACTGAATTTGAGCATTGACTCAAATACAGTTTTATTGAAAATAGCTATATTTTTGGGATCCagaaattacattaaattaaaggtagatttattcaaatgaagacaCTGTGCAGTAATACTTTTTAGATGAGTAAAACCCGTTATCTCTTTCATTTTGTGCTATGTAGACTTTATGAAATGGGGCGCCCTCTGGTGGAAGTCCACTGCTCCAAACTGGCAAAAACTTAAACGGGAAGAAATCAAAGTGACTAGAGAAATAAGCCCCACCCCCTTTTTCATGAATAACCACCACAAATCCTGAATAAAACCTTTATATTGCAATGTACAAAGTAGaatgtttatttagattttgtaCTCACTAATAAACAGGATTAGCATTcaatttaatatgtatttacacATGAATGCATCcttagaaataattaaatatatataattctgTATGTAAACACTGATTATGAGTACTGAATTCTCATGACAGTAACATTCCCCAAAGTAAGATAGGTCTTAACATATTTATACGAATGACCGTTTGATGGTAATTAagtaatatttgatttgattcatctTAATGTAGGAAACATTGAAggctgtatatattttttttttttttggaaaacgTTTTTATTGCAGTCAGAGTTGATTTAAATTGATTATTGTTGAGACAAATTAGTCATTGAGCTTTAGCTTCTGTCGCGTGGCATCAGAGACAGAAACTTGTCTATTGGCTGCTCGATGTGCCAGAGTTACTCagctctgtcagtgtgtgagctGAAGCCTCTGTCTGTTAACACCTCAGCATcagagaggaggacgacgaACCCCTGTTAGGAACAAAGACAGTGGTCAGTTTAAAGACTCAGTTTAAAACGTTATGTATTTAATAGTTGTTTTTACCAATACTGACCTCATGCACTTTCAGAACTGAGTCGACTAGCTGTGCATATCCCAGTCCGGGTAAAAGGATTCCTTCGCCCAGTGTCTCTGAAACAGGAACAAGCAACATGTTGGATCTTTACAGTGTCAGGGCCGAAGGGAAACAAATAGTGTTTCTGAGACTGAAGTCATAAACTGAAAGgtaatattaaaagaaaaaaatattaactcTTTTCACTAGTTGCAAAATATTGAATGATTCTCATTGTGAAACTATAAAGCTCCTTAAAATTGGTCGGTGGATGACATCGAACACTACTGAAAATTTTCTTTGAGTCTGTGAGGTTCTTCAGAATAGAGACAGATTATTACACAATCTTTTTTAAAGTCCTGGTATTTATGATAATATGGCACTGATGACCaaaatatttactgttttgttatttattataactAAAGTATAACTtaagatgctccacattcctcattttaaaGAAGGCTGATCTTCTGATCTTCCCTTCTCACGTGACACGTGGCCTTAATAcctaaaaatatgaatttaatcTACGTCGTATTTCGATTATTCTTTGAATAGTTTTCATCAACACGGCCCTAATACTCCGTGATTCTACAATGAACACAAATGATTATCCTTTGTAACCAGGATGTTGTGGGGTGATTCATGAAGTTAgatatgaataaatgaaaaactgaaGACTCACCATTCACTTTTGCCAGGACCATCTCTACTCCTATCCTTGCAACTTTTTCCAAAGCATCAGTCTGAAAAGAGAACATGATTGtttacagtcacacacaaacaaaacaaggtgTGTTGTGTTAATATGTTTCATGTACCTTGAAGGGTCCCACATTACTTCCCACCAGCGTCAGTGTGAAACTATTTGAGATAAGAAAATTCATTAGTTCATCTTTAAGATTGTGAActcacacattgtgtgttttcaaaatgtgcTCACTTGTCCATTGAAGCAGAGCCTTTCACTCTTTCACCGGCGGTCCACACTTTGCTGCTGAAGTTTGACACCTGGATGAAGACAGTGGTCGGAGTTCAGGCTTCTATCAATGGTTATTTTAATCAGGAAGTCATTTCCCCTGGTGTGAAGTCAATAGGACGTCTGACATCCAGCACAAAATGTTTCAGAACAATGTGATTAAAACtgatttgagaagctggaaccatGACAAAGTCAATTTTTGCCTTTAAATAGCTAAAACTAGTTAtgctcaaaaacaaaacaacagggCTAATACATCTTTAACGTGAGCTTCTAGGTGAGCAGGTTTTCCCATGAACAGACACTTGCATGTTTTTACTTTTGGGTGAAGTGATAGGACAGCAAAGAAAAGTTTCTCACAACACTGAGTTCAAACAGTGGCGTCTCGGTAGCGTTTGGCTGGATGGCGAAGGCCTCAACGGCGCCATGGAAGCTCAGCTTAACAGAATCAGGCTGGAATGAAGACACCGGAACCTCTGTGGCAGAAACCCGCAGATTCATCAGCAGACCGGGAAACATCTTgggaagctgcagagagagagatgttgatGGTTGGAAAATCTTTCATTACCATTTTCAGGGCTGTTTTCCTGATCTTGAAGTGTGTGGATGCTGGCTCCACACCATTGAGATAATAAAagctaatatatatatatgtaaataaacatacCTGAGGGATGTAGGGTCCCATTAAGCTGGTATTTAGGTGCAGGGGAAAGCCTGGGGGGATCTGAGAGGAGGACATTGTTATTAAATACAAACTTCAAACCAAACTTAAATCCTCTTGCTTtccttttctgcttttgttgGTGCGTGATGTCAAGTGAACCGACCACGCTGTCGTTGATGAGGGTCCGAAACACTCCGGCTGAGTAGTATCCATACAAGGCCGAGTTCACAGTGAAGTCGGACAGGCCCACGGAAAACATGTAGCCCTGCTGCTCCGGCACAGTGAAGGACGGAGCTTCAAACGGAGGCTCTGCATGAGTTTTGATGTTGTAGAACTCACCCTTTAAATAAAGAGTTTCCAATGATCAGTTGAACCTTTGATCacagttaatgtttttttgttttcacatgcaCAAGACCTCATTAAGATATAGAAGCCAGGGTAGCTTGACAAGAGACGTATAAGTGtatgtaacatgatgttttgtgtgtgtgtgtgtgtgtgtgtgtgtgaatgtgtgtgtgtgtgtgtgtgtgtgtatggtgtcTTTACCTTGAGACCCAGATTCAGACTTGAAACACTGACAACAGGTAAAGTGGTGAGAGCAAGGTCCAAGCTGAGAGCCTGATCCACATCGAAGAAAACTGGATAAAATAGGAATAATTAGTGGTACTCTGTTAATATAACTAAATAGTTTTATCACGCATAACCTAAAGTAACCTATCTGGTGTCAGTGTATGCATTGTATTTTGTAATTGGGGTCTCTTTAGTCCTTATCAGTTGAGGAATATTTCCAAAGTCAGTCCCTTTCTCACCCAAGCAGCCAcaggaaagtaaaaaaatgtattaatcagCAGGGCTGTCacagaattaataaaaaattgttttactAGTTTGCCCCAAAACTATGGAACAGTCAACTATTTATTATGTTGTACCTGGTGGCTGTTATATCCTGTTCATATTTACCTTAACCTGCTATTTATATCAAATGTTATGTAAGGCACTCCGTGTTACATTTTATGTATTGattcaaatttgaattattttaatacAGTCGTCTATTGCAATACCGTTTATGGCCTCTAGGTGTTGCTCCAAGTTTCCAATATATTCCTTCACATGGGGGCAAATCTGAGGAGGGAACAACATTACAATGGTGATGCAGTGTCCACTGCTCAAAATGTTACAGTATATTAATCATCTAATGATCACATAACGAAAGAGGAGAAACACTCACTCCGATCTCTATTTGTCTCCTGATACCGCTCCTGAATTCCCTCACAAAATACGGAAATGTGCGTCTGATGACAAATGAGAATGCAGGGCTTTATGTCGTGCTTCAGTatcaaacctctctctctctctctctctctctctctctctctctctctctctctctctctctctctctctctctctctctctctctctctctctctctctctctctctctctctctctctctctctctctctctctctctctctctctctctctctctactctccTTTACCTGGTTCCACCACGGATGTTTACATCTACACGTACAACGCGAGCGTCACAGCTCACACTGGTCACAGACAAATGGCCGCCAGCATCTGTCCCCAGCTTCACCACAGAGGTCACATCCACACCAAACACAGCCATGTCGAAAGTTCCACCGTCACGCCTGAAATTGAACGACACAAAGAGATCAGTGCACGTGAAGATCTGGTTGTGCAACAAAAGACGTAGTCACCATCAGCCACATAAATCCAGGTGACTGGCTGTGCCTCAGTGACTCATCCAAGTCATAACttatcatgtgttttttttacacatgattatgagtattttttatattttaatcaatcaatattTTACTAATCTGTATAAGGTGCGACAGCATCTGTCCTTTGACTATAGTGCGGAATCGATAACATATTCAGTTGGTCTTTTTTCATCATTTACACTTTAACTTTCTTATAATTCGAAGCAGCTGTGACTAAATAATACAGATTTAATAGATGTAAATCTGGAGTTAGAAATGTTACAAGCTGGATTTAAATACCACTGAGAAAAAAAGGcttttcctctgttgtttttaaccaaAACTGTGTCATTTTATTCCTTAATTCTGTACAGTTTAATGCAGAACTAACTCAGAGTGCAGACCTCTGCCTTGGCCTAACAAAACCACCAGTCAGCGGTCAGTTTCAGACAACTACACAATGGTCTGTTAGCACAAGGGGAAAGAGCAGGAGGTCACCAAAACAGGTTATAACTAaaattacacacatttaattCAGGGCAGTTTGTCACCATGTGGTTTCCACAATGTTGTCTTTTGAATCTTTTGGTGACTTATAGAGTAAAGTAAAGATGAGTTACATATATAAAGGGAGGATGGTGGAACATGAATAtagaaaggttttttttttatctaagaACGAAGAActtaatcaacatttaaaagcGTGTAACATAGACCTTTTCACACAGCCACTCTTTTATCACACTTTTGATGATTACCTCAGTTTCTCTCAAGATTAGTCTTTTGCCCAAATGGAAAGCCCGACACATGAAGGAGTTTACATGTAGGGAAGAGAAGAAACTCACAATCTCATGAAGCTGGTGCTCCACTCTCCGGACAAGGCAACACTGAGGCCTGACAGTGATGTCTTGAATCCTGTGGAATCTGGATAGAACTCAGTAGACGGCTCTGGAAGGTCACACTTCTTTATCCGGGTGCTAGGAGCACATGAGGAGAGCACAGGCATGATAATAGGTGAAGTGACACAGACCTACTGATAATAATCATAACTTTATCGAGATAGCAAATTTCCAAACGAAGTTAGTTCTATAACAGACGATGAACATAATAAAAtcccaaaatgta
This genomic window contains:
- the bpifcl gene encoding bactericidal permeability-increasing protein; this encodes MLLSVAAVLLLLSCTSGENPAIQVLLTNKGLQYGKHAGTDWIQRNLEGVTLPDFSGHFTWLHLFKIGFTLTGTRIKKCDLPEPSTEFYPDSTGFKTSLSGLSVALSGEWSTSFMRLRDGGTFDMAVFGVDVTSVVKLGTDAGGHLSVTSVSCDARVVRVDVNIRGGTRRTFPYFVREFRSGIRRQIEIGICPHVKEYIGNLEQHLEAINVFFDVDQALSLDLALTTLPVVSVSSLNLGLKGEFYNIKTHAEPPFEAPSFTVPEQQGYMFSVGLSDFTVNSALYGYYSAGVFRTLINDSVIPPGFPLHLNTSLMGPYIPQLPKMFPGLLMNLRVSATEVPVSSFQPDSVKLSFHGAVEAFAIQPNATETPLFELSVVSNFSSKVWTAGERVKGSASMDNFTLTLVGSNVGPFKTDALEKVARIGVEMVLAKVNETLGEGILLPGLGYAQLVDSVLKVHEGFVVLLSDAEVLTDRGFSSHTDRAE